CAAAAGATCCTAAATATTTATCTTTAGTCGAAAAATACAAAGATGATTTTAATGATGTAATTCATGGTGATTTAAACTTTAAAAACATTTTAGCAAATGATAAAAATGAAGTAAAGTTAATTGACTTTGAATGAATCAAAAAAGGATCAAAATATTTTGACATTATTTGTATTTACAAAAACTTCAATATAAATAAAAATGAGCTAATAAAAAGATTTGATTTAAATGAAGAAAAATTTGATGATTATTTATATATGTCAGTCAAATTTATTGAAGAGGCTGAAGAGAAAGTTTATTCAAAAATGAGTGATAGTTTTTGATATGAAAAAAAATAAAAAAAACTAAAAAATTATTTTGTTGTATCCATCTTTGTAGTTTCTTTTAAAATGAGATTCTATTTCTTCAATTACTCTAGTTTTTAGGTTTAAAAACTGAATTTCTTTTGTTTTAAAAGTTATGTTTAAAAATCAATTTTTTTCAGTGTTTTCATTAACATTACTTAAAACAAAAAAGCCTTGATGTTTGCTGCTATAAATGCTATAGATAGCTTTATTAATATTAATAGGAAAGAGATTGAATATTTTTTTAAATAGAGAGCTATTTTTTATTTCTTTATTTTTCTTATTAATTTGATAAATAAACAAATTTTTTAAACTTTTAAAACTTTTTATTTTTTTTAATGTTGAAGGAATTAAAATGTTGATTTCAACAAAAGAAACTTCATTGATTCAATTTGATTTATCTAAGACAAATCTAGGTTTTAAGAAATTATAATTTATGCTATTTGAATTATCAATTACATTATTGTAGAACTTCTTTTTTAAATTTCTATATGAGTCAATAGACATAAAAACTTGGAAAATATGTTTTTTTTGATCAATTTTTTCACCTTTGTTTCAAGATAAACTAGTCTCGAAAGCTAAGGAATAAAATAGATTATTTTTTTCACAAATTTGAACAAACTCACTAAAAACATTTCTTTCCATAAAACCCCATTAGTCTTGCAATTGTTAGCAATAATAAAACAATTATATTCTTATTTGCTATTATAATATGGATCGTTATTTATTTTTGATTACTATTTTTGAACAAAAATCTTATTTTTTAAAAAAAAGTATAATTTGTTTTATTATTTTGTTTAAATTCAATTTTTTTAGGAGATTATCATGAAAAAGCCAAGCTTTAAAAATTTTTTTAAATCTAGTAAAGTGGTTGATAAGAAAAAAACCAAAAGAAATTATATTCTTGGTGGATCTATTTTTACTTTAATAGTTTTGGGAGTTGTAGTTCCTATTTTTGCAGTAAATAACTCAACTGCTCAAAGACCAGCACTTCCAGGGGACGCACCCTTATTTAATTTTATAAATGGAAGAAATTCTGACCAAGTAACTAGTACTGTTGATTCTGTTTTGAATCAAGGTGTGTTAAAAGAAGTTAAAAAACAAGAGGAAGTTTTTACAAAATGATCAAATGCTTATAGTGAGTTTTTATACGAGCAAGAGAGAAAAGCTTCTGAAAATTTAGCTAATGTTTTTAAAGTTGAATCAGGTTTTTCTTCAAAACCTAGCGAATTTACAAATCCACTTAAAAAAATTGATGAAATAAGAGCAAGCGAAAGAAAAGAGCTTGATGATGCTAAAAGAAACATTCAACTTCAACAAGGACCTGCTAATTGAGAAGCTGAGTGACTAAAACAATTAAGAGAAAACGATAAATACGGAAAAAAAGGAAACGAAGAAGATGCTCTTGAGTTTTTAGTTCAAAAGAAAATTAAAAATGATGCTTACAGAAGATTTGATCCTCAAATTCTTTCTTCTTTAAATGTTGATGATTTAAAGAAGGTAGCTTCTAGAGATATTATGGACATCCATGACAACACTAAAGTTTTTATTAAAAAAGGACAGCCTCTTTTTCCTTTTGCTTTTGATGGCACAAACCTAAAACAAAATGTTGTTTTTCATAGTAATGACTCAACCAATAAAAGTGCAAGAGTTTATACAACCAGAAGTTTTATTAATGAACACAGAAATGTTGAAAATCTTGCTAAAAGATATTTAGAAAGATTTGGAAAATTATATTCAGTTTCAACTTTAACTCTACCTGGAAAATCAAATGATGCCAAGCCAGAAGAGCGCTATGTTTTATCTAAAGCTGATTTTACAAAATTAATTTCTTATTCAGCTTTTAATCCAGATAGACAATTAGGTGATGCAACAAACAATAACACTGGTGTTGATTTAATTTTAAATAAAGCAAAAAATTACAAAGGAGTTGAAACACTTTTTTCTAACATTAGTGCAGAAACAAGAAGACAAGCAGATATTGATCAACACATCATAAATGTAGCTTCAGTTAATTCATCAAAAAATGGAAGAGGATTTGTTGGTTTTGGATCATTATTAGACGTTTCTACAAAAACTTCAGATCTTTTATCTTTAACAATTCTTGGTGGTATTTTTAAAGTTGCTGAAATTGATGCAACAAACATAAAGAATCCTTTAGATACTTTCATTGAAAAAGTAAAAGAAAACTTTCCAGGTTTATTACCTGATGCAGCTCCAAATGTTAGTGATGTAGCAAAAACAAATAGAGAAATTTCACAAAAAATTCAAGACATGTCAAAAGAAGAATTTGATATAAAAATCAAGAAAATTTTTGAAGCTACCTTTACTACACCAAAAGATTTTAATGGAAGAGAAATTCTTCAAAAAAGAATGGCTTATTATAAAAAAGCAACAGATACTGATAAAAATGAATATTGAGTTGTTTTAGATGATAAAGGATTAAATATTGTTAAAAAACATGAAGTTTCAACAATGGATGAATTTTGAAATTATTTAAAAAATGATTTATATCACTCACTTCACTCTTCTTCATCTACACAAAGAGTTGGTTTTGACACACCTAAATTATTAAAATATTTTAGCAATGATACTTTTGCAGCACAAGGGACTTTTTCTAATGCAGAATTTGAAAAGTTTTATAGAGAAAAATATTCTAATTTAACTGTAGAAAATTTTAATAGTGAAAAAGAAAATGCAAGAGCTCATTTTTTAAGAAATATAACAAATCATGATTTTTCAAATCAATCTAAAGAAGTTGAAAAAATCAGGAAATTTATAGAATCTGAAAAAGATAAAAATACTTATGTTGAATTAAATGATGAAAACATATTTAAATTAAAATACCCAAATAATGATATTAATACAAAACAAAGTGAGCCAGAAAAAACAGTAGATTCTATGAAATCATTTTTCGAAAACATTTTATACCCTATGTTCTTTGATGTGTTTGGATCTAGAAGACTAAAAGGAGATAATTAATGATTAAAAACAAAATTAAGATTTTAAAAACTCTCTTTTTTACTTCGACGCCAATTATAACTTCTTCGCTTTTGATTTCTTGTGGTCAAGTTATTGACTCAACTGAAAAAATTAACCAAGAAACAGAGCTGAAAAAAACATCAACAAAAGAATCTGTGTTGAATTTATATTATGAATATATTGTTAGTCAAAAATATTCAAATGATTCAATAGACTTTTCTACTAAAAATGATCAGTCATTAGATGATAAAAATTCACAATTTTATAAAGATGCTTTTTTAGCATATAAATTTTATGTTTCAAATGAAAGACTTAAAAAATCAACTTGGTTTGTAGATCAAAGAGCAAATTGAGAAAAGGCAAACATAACTTCATTTGTAAATAAAACAACAAATCAAAGTATCACCATGAATTTTGGTCATCCTCTTGATGAAAACAATTTTAAAGTTTTATTTTTAAACAAAACCTCACCTGTAAGACATGAAATTATTAAAATGCTTATGGTTAAAAATTATTTACTAAATACAAGTGAAGAGCAAGTTAAAAAAAGCTTTCCTGATTATGAAAACAAAATCAAGCTTTTAGACAAAAATAACACAGATAAAAAAATCTATGAATCAATTGATTTATCAAAAAATAATTTCTTTTTAATGAAGTATTTATTAAAAGATAAAAGAATGATAATGAAATGAAATTATAAGAGTGAAACCGATTCATCTAAAGTTCTTGCTGGTATTGATGTTTATATTAATAACATTCAAGAATTTAATGAAAATGTTCAAACACAATCTAGAGTAGAATCTCTTTTAACCGAAGATATTTCTCTAAGATTAAATGATGAATATAGAAAAGCAAACGAAACCCAAAATTCAAGATTAAATCCTGAATTAATTAGAGCCTTTACTAATGTAGAAACAACTACAGAAAACGCTGGTGATTTAAACTACAACATTGATCAATTAAAAGAACAAAAAGAAGTTATTAATGGATTCTTAGTTGATAAAAATAAAATAATTTCTAATAAACAATTATTAATTAATCAAGCTTCTCAAAGTGGAACAGGTGATTTAACAAGATTTATTCAAATTACTAATTTTAAAGATGGTAAAAGTGAAATTGATATGTCTTATATTTTAAAACTAACTCCTCTATTTGAAGAAGACACTGCTAAAACAGCTGAGTACAATAAAGATAAAAAAGATTCAGATCCTACAATTAAAAGAGGCTTTTTTACATTTAAAAACACTCCTTGAGATCCAGATAAAGCTGAATCAGCTAATGAACTAACTAAGTTAGCTTATTGATTATATAGAACTGATAATTCATTATTTACTCAAGCAAAAAATCATTTTTCAAGTATTGGTTATAAAATAGAATCAAACAATCCTATAATTAGAGATCTTTTAAAAAATGAAGGAATTTTAAAGTAAATGTCAGATAATATCCATAGCATTTTTAAAAAAATAATTGATAGAAAAGAACCAGCTCAAATTATTTATGAAGATGATCAAGCAATTGCAATTATGGACAAGTTTCCATACAATCCAGGACACTTTTTGGTAATACCAAAAAAACATTCAACAAATCTAAAAGATATTGAAGAACAAAGTATTAATCACTTAATGAAAATAGCTATTAAATTAGCAAAAGAAAAAATTGAAAATAAGGAATTTGAAGACTTTAAACTTATTATCAATAATGGGGAAAAAGCTGGTCAAGTTGTTTATCATACTCACATTCATATAATTCCTTTTAGAAAAAAAGAAGGACATGAACATTAATAAAAAAACTTTCTGGATTTTCCAGAATTTTTTATTTCTTTTTTTGCTACAATTTTTTAGCAATAACAAATTTTTATAATTTTTATTGTCAATTTAATTTAAGTGGAAGTTGATCAATGATTAACGCAATTACCACACATACTCGAAAGGATTGTGCTTATTATGGCAAAAAAAGAAGTTGTAAAAATTGCTAAATTACAATTTATAGCTGGGCAAGCTAAACCAGGACCTTCATTGGCTGGTGTTGGAATTAACATGCCTGAGTTTACTAGACAATTTAATGAACAAACAAGAGATAGAGGTAATGAACCTGTTCCTGTTGAAATTACTGCTTATAAAGATAAATCATTTGATTTTAGACTTTTTACAGCACCTGCATCATTTAAAATTTTACAAGCTATTAAAGCTAAAAGTGGATCAGCAAATTCAAAAACAAACATCATTGGAACTTTAACTCTAGCTCAACTTGAAGAAATAGCTAAATATAAACTTCCAGATCTAAACACAGATGATTACAAAGTTGCTATGCATACAATTGCAGGAACAGCTAAAAACATGGGTGTTTTAGTTGAAGGTTGAGATGATGTTAAAAAAGCAAAAGAAGAGGCTAAAGCAGCAAAACTAGCTCAATTAAAAGCAGAAGCAAAAGAAGCTGCTCTTAAAGAAGCTGAAAAAGAATTAGTTGATTCAAAAGGTAAAGAAGTTGAAGTTAAACTTGTTGGAGAAGAAGAACAATCAGAAAGTGAGAATAACTAATGGCTAAAATTGGTAAAAAATTACAAGAAGCTAAAAAATTAGTTGACAAAAATCAATTTTATCCTCTAATTGAAGCTATTCAACTTGCAAAAAAAACTTCATATTCAAAATTTGATGCTTCAATCGACTTAGCTTTTAGATTAAATCTTGATACAAGAAAAGCTGATCAACAACTAAGAGGATCAATTTTACTTCCTCACGGAAACGGTAAAGTTACTAGAGTTTTAGTTGCAACTGACTCACCCGAATTACAAAAATCTTCAAAAGAAGCTGGAGCTGATTTTGTAGTTGATAAACTAGAATTAGAAGAGATCATCAAACAAAATAAATTTGACTTTGATGTAATTGTTGCAGATCCAAAAATGATGCCTATTTTAGGTAGATATGGTAAAGTGCTAGGTCCTAAAGGTTTAATGCCTAACCCAAAGACAGGAACTGTAACTCCTAACCCTGATAAAGCTGTTGTTGAAATCAAAAAGGGTAAAGCAAATTATAGAGCAGACAAATACGGAATTGTTCATTCATTAATTGGTAAAAAATCTATGAGTGATGATCAATTACTTGATAATGCAAAAGTGTTGATTGACACGATTAAAAGATTAAAACCTTCTGTTGTTAAAGGTACTTACATTAAGAATTTAACTATATCTTCTTCAATGGGTCCTTCAATTAAAATTAAGCTAGATTAATTAGTAAAATTTACAATAAAAAAATCGCTTAGATTTTCAAAGATCTTGGCGGTTTTTTTATGCTTTAAAATAACAAAAAAACTAGTGAAAGTCACCAGTTTTTTTGAGAGCGCTAACAACTCTTTTAATCACTACAAAGCTACTATATTTATTTATTTTTTGCTAATTTTATTTGAACCACAATGAACAGGAAAATACTTAAAAATGTAAAAAGATTACCAAGAAAACAAATTAAACATCAATAAAAACACTAAATTTATTATTAGTGTCAGAAAAGACAAAATACAAAATTAAGATAAGAATGAGAAGACTTAATTATTATAAATGAATAGAATGAAGGGAAGATACTAAGGGGAGAAGAAAAAACCACCTAAATGTAAAAAAATATTACACAATGCTAAAACTTAATTTTATGTCTATTCAAGAAAGTGGGGATAATATTAAACCAATAATTAATAAGGAGTCTTGAAAATGTATAAAAAAATACATCAAAAATTGATAACAAAATAAAAAGAGTTGATGCTTTTGGAACTTAACCCATAAACTACCTAACTAATAAAACAAAAGGCATCAACACTAAAAAAATAGAAACAATTTAATAAATTAGTAATAAAAAAATAAAAAAAATAAAGGAGGTAACAAAAAAACTAATTTAATAAATAAGAAGAATTTAAATTTGAAATTAAATTAAATAAAAAATAAAAAAATAATGTATTTTGTAGTAATTAAAAAAATGTACTTGTAATAAAAATATTTATGACTTGTACATATAAAATCTTAACACAAAACAGACTAAAAATATAAAAGCAATTTTTTTATTTAACAAAATAAAATTAAACTAAAATAACTTTTATCTTTTTAAAAAACAAGAATAAAAAAACACCACTAAGACATTTTTTTAGACATTGTTAGTGGTGTTTTTTATTATCTTTGTTTATTCAAAAAAAGAGTTTTTATATACTTTTATTTTCTTCTTTTGCCAGTCCATACAACCTAATATTTTTTTCTCCTTTAGTCGCTGAATTTGTTGAACTTTCAAGGATTAAATTGATCTTTAGTGATCCATCTTTGTCGTCAATTTCTGGTGATTCAACCATCTTATATTTAATTGAAAATTTAGGATCAATTTTATATTCTTGACCCTCTTCATCAATAGGTTGGAAATCACTAAATATATCTAAAATACTTTGAGTGATTTGACTTGGTTTTTTTGATTTTAAAGTTGAATTAATTTCAACAACTTTGCTAATTTTTAAAAGCTCTTCTTCTATTTCATTAGCAGGTAATTTAAAACCTGTTATTTCTAAAGAATTAATATTTGATACAAGCTTTCCATTTTTAGAATTTGGCTCTTGGTCACTTGCATTATCTTGGTTTTCTTTTGAGAAAGTGTATTTTAAAATACCAGTACTTTGTAAGCTACTTTTTGATTCTAAAGAAACAAAATTAAAAGTTAAATTTTCAGGAACTTCTAAATCAAAATACTCTTTAAAAGTTTCAAGTTTTTCTTGTGCACTAGATTTATCTTTATTTGCTTTTAAAATATTTTCTTTAACTTCTCTAACACTTAAAGAACCTGGATTTTTTAGTTGAACACTTGTTATTTGTTCTGTAATTTCTGGTTTTTTAAAACCTTCAACTAGAAAAGAAAAATCTCTTTTTATTTCTTTGTGTTTTAGAGTTAGTGTTAATTTGATTCTTGCTTTTTGCTGTTCATCATTTGCTCAAAGAACTGAATAAGTTGCAAGATATTTTGAAGAATCAAAATCACCTCTAGTTGTTGTTCAACTTAAGCCTTCACTTATGTCATTAGCGCTTTTATTTTTTAAATCACTTGCTAAAATTTGTTCTTTATTTTTAACTATTAAATTGACTTGAGTTTCTTCTAAACTTTCAAGCAATGTTTGAAAACCACTAAGTCTAATTTTTTGACTTGCACTTGGCTTACTAGAATTGTTTTCACTAACAAACATCATTAAATCAAGTGTTCCTTCAAGGTCATTTGCTTTTGCGTCTCCAGAAGCTGGTTTAAGTGAAATTTTATAGTTTTTTCTAAGATTATATTTGGTTCCTTGATCTTCTAAAATTAAATCACTTTCATTTATTGAAGTGCTGCTTGTAACTTTTGATGGCAACATTCTTTTAAGATAAGATGTTTCCTTAATTTTTAAAGATTTTATCTTAGTTATGTTTTCAAGCAAATCAAGAATTTTACCATCTTTATTTTTAAGTTTTCTTTGAATTAAAATATAAGAAAAACCACCAACAACTCCTAAGGTTGCTATTGCATTAAATGCTAAAAAGCTAATTAAAATTTTTTTTAGTTTCATCTGTGTCCTGTTATAATTTTTTGTTTTTTAAAATTGTTATAGAAACTTATTAATTTTTGTAATTTACAATAAGTTTTTAAAAATATATCAAAAAAACTATTGAATTAAAAAATATATTTTTATTAATGTTTTTCATTGCGTTTTTTCAACTCTTAAAATGAAAAATTTATTCATATTTGTCAATATATCTAAAGAAAAACTTTTAAGCAGTTTTGATCTTTTTTTGAGAATATTTTTCTTTGTTTTTTTGAAATAGCCAAAAATAAAATTGAATTCCATAAATTACTAAAGCAATGCATTGAAAAGCAAGGGGAATATAGAAATTGTTTGCTTGATTTTTGTAGACAACAATGGCCAATGAAAAATAAATTATTCACAAGATATTAAAGGCAAACATTATTATTACAAAAGATAAGGATAAATATTTAATAGTTTCTTTTTTAATACCAATTAAAATATTTGGAATAAAGCAAGTTGTAGTAATTAATGGAGCAATTATTGAATTAGTGAAGAATTTTTTGCTATAAAAACACCACTAATATTTAGAATAAAGAAAATAGAAACAAAGATTAAAACAAAACTTAAAGGTATGTATATTCAATTCCATTTTTTTGTTGGTTTATATGAGTATCTATAAAGGGCATAAATAGTTAGAGTTGAAATAAAAGTTGCAATTAAATTTGAAGTTGTGATTTGAATGTTGTTGATTAGATATCCATAGAAAAGTCAAATTGAAAAACTAAAGTGCAAAATCCAAAATGAAAAGGGATTAATTTTTTTTGTGTTTTTGCTTCGATAAATAGAAATTAATTGTGGAAGCATAATTAGTGTAGTAACAATAACAGCAACTCAACCAACAACTTCCGTAAATTCTTTCATATTAACGATTCATTATAAATGAAAATAAAACTTTTATTTTGATAAAAGGTAAAATTTAGTCTAAATAACAAAAATTTAAGGACTCATGTGTTTGATAATATAGTTGCAATTTCTTCAGGGGCCAAAGTTAATCAGGCCATTTCAATAATTAGGCTCTCAGGACCTGATGTTTTTGAAATTATGAAAAAAATTTTTACTGGTAAAGTTGGAAAAGACAAAAGCATAACTTATGGTTATATTAAAAATGACCAAGAAATAATTGATGAAGTTTTAGTGATGTGATTTAAAGGACCAAACAACTTTGTAGGAGAAGATACAGTAGAGATAAATGCTCATGGAGGAATAGTTGTTTCTACTTTAATTCTTGAAACAATAGTAGCCAATGGAGCTCGCTTAGCTGAGCCTGGTGAGTTTTCCAAAAGAGCTTTTTTAAATGGAAAATTAGATCTAGTCAAAGCAGAGGCGATCAATGATTTAATTCACTCAAAAACTGTTCAACAAGCAAAAATAAACATTAAAAAATTTGATAGAAAAACTTCTATGTTTATCAATGATTTAATTAACAAATTAGTTTTTATTATTGGTACATGTGAGGTAAATATTGACTATCCAGAATATGATGATATTGAAGAGTTAACTTTAGAGGTTCTTTTACCTAAACTCAAAGATTTAGAAAAAGAAATTTCAAAAGCAGTTGAACTCTCTGAAAGATCACGAATTTATTTTAACGAAATACCAATAGCAATTGTAGGAAGACCAAATGTTGGAAAATCATCTCTTTTAAATGCACTTCTTGAAGAAGATAAATCAATAGTTACAAATATTGAAGGAACAACAAGGGATGTTGTTGAGGCTCGTTTTGTTTTAAATGGTATTAACTTTTTATTAAAGGACACAGCTGGAATTAGACACTCAGAAAATGTCATTGAAAAAATAGGAATTGAAAAATCATTTAAACAAATTCAAGACTCTGAAATCATCATTCATCTTGTTTTAGAAAATCAAGATGAAGATGATTTTGAAAGAAAAATAAAAGAGCTTTCTGAAGGTAAAAAATATATTAGAGTTATTAATAAAAAAGATTTAATTTCAAAAGATAAAATTAAAAAAGATCAAATATATATTTCAGCTTTAAAAGGTGAAATATCAGAGCTTGAAAAAGCAATTTTATTCGAATATCAAAACATTGATTTAGATGATTTTAGAATGATTCAAAATACTCGTCAATTAGCCTTAATAAAATCATCTCTTTTTTCAATTCAAGAAGCCATAAAAGGACTTGAGCAAGGCTACACTCCTGA
The sequence above is a segment of the Mycoplasmopsis pulmonis genome. Coding sequences within it:
- a CDS encoding HinT-interacting membrane complex protein P80, yielding MKKPSFKNFFKSSKVVDKKKTKRNYILGGSIFTLIVLGVVVPIFAVNNSTAQRPALPGDAPLFNFINGRNSDQVTSTVDSVLNQGVLKEVKKQEEVFTKWSNAYSEFLYEQERKASENLANVFKVESGFSSKPSEFTNPLKKIDEIRASERKELDDAKRNIQLQQGPANWEAEWLKQLRENDKYGKKGNEEDALEFLVQKKIKNDAYRRFDPQILSSLNVDDLKKVASRDIMDIHDNTKVFIKKGQPLFPFAFDGTNLKQNVVFHSNDSTNKSARVYTTRSFINEHRNVENLAKRYLERFGKLYSVSTLTLPGKSNDAKPEERYVLSKADFTKLISYSAFNPDRQLGDATNNNTGVDLILNKAKNYKGVETLFSNISAETRRQADIDQHIINVASVNSSKNGRGFVGFGSLLDVSTKTSDLLSLTILGGIFKVAEIDATNIKNPLDTFIEKVKENFPGLLPDAAPNVSDVAKTNREISQKIQDMSKEEFDIKIKKIFEATFTTPKDFNGREILQKRMAYYKKATDTDKNEYWVVLDDKGLNIVKKHEVSTMDEFWNYLKNDLYHSLHSSSSTQRVGFDTPKLLKYFSNDTFAAQGTFSNAEFEKFYREKYSNLTVENFNSEKENARAHFLRNITNHDFSNQSKEVEKIRKFIESEKDKNTYVELNDENIFKLKYPNNDINTKQSEPEKTVDSMKSFFENILYPMFFDVFGSRRLKGDN
- a CDS encoding lipoprotein 17-related variable surface protein, which codes for MKLKKILISFLAFNAIATLGVVGGFSYILIQRKLKNKDGKILDLLENITKIKSLKIKETSYLKRMLPSKVTSSTSINESDLILEDQGTKYNLRKNYKISLKPASGDAKANDLEGTLDLMMFVSENNSSKPSASQKIRLSGFQTLLESLEETQVNLIVKNKEQILASDLKNKSANDISEGLSWTTTRGDFDSSKYLATYSVLWANDEQQKARIKLTLTLKHKEIKRDFSFLVEGFKKPEITEQITSVQLKNPGSLSVREVKENILKANKDKSSAQEKLETFKEYFDLEVPENLTFNFVSLESKSSLQSTGILKYTFSKENQDNASDQEPNSKNGKLVSNINSLEITGFKLPANEIEEELLKISKVVEINSTLKSKKPSQITQSILDIFSDFQPIDEEGQEYKIDPKFSIKYKMVESPEIDDKDGSLKINLILESSTNSATKGEKNIRLYGLAKEENKSI
- the rplA gene encoding 50S ribosomal protein L1, which gives rise to MAKIGKKLQEAKKLVDKNQFYPLIEAIQLAKKTSYSKFDASIDLAFRLNLDTRKADQQLRGSILLPHGNGKVTRVLVATDSPELQKSSKEAGADFVVDKLELEEIIKQNKFDFDVIVADPKMMPILGRYGKVLGPKGLMPNPKTGTVTPNPDKAVVEIKKGKANYRADKYGIVHSLIGKKSMSDDQLLDNAKVLIDTIKRLKPSVVKGTYIKNLTISSSMGPSIKIKLD
- the rplK gene encoding 50S ribosomal protein L11; its protein translation is MAKKEVVKIAKLQFIAGQAKPGPSLAGVGINMPEFTRQFNEQTRDRGNEPVPVEITAYKDKSFDFRLFTAPASFKILQAIKAKSGSANSKTNIIGTLTLAQLEEIAKYKLPDLNTDDYKVAMHTIAGTAKNMGVLVEGWDDVKKAKEEAKAAKLAQLKAEAKEAALKEAEKELVDSKGKEVEVKLVGEEEQSESENN
- the mnmE gene encoding tRNA uridine-5-carboxymethylaminomethyl(34) synthesis GTPase MnmE, with product MFDNIVAISSGAKVNQAISIIRLSGPDVFEIMKKIFTGKVGKDKSITYGYIKNDQEIIDEVLVMWFKGPNNFVGEDTVEINAHGGIVVSTLILETIVANGARLAEPGEFSKRAFLNGKLDLVKAEAINDLIHSKTVQQAKINIKKFDRKTSMFINDLINKLVFIIGTCEVNIDYPEYDDIEELTLEVLLPKLKDLEKEISKAVELSERSRIYFNEIPIAIVGRPNVGKSSLLNALLEEDKSIVTNIEGTTRDVVEARFVLNGINFLLKDTAGIRHSENVIEKIGIEKSFKQIQDSEIIIHLVLENQDEDDFERKIKELSEGKKYIRVINKKDLISKDKIKKDQIYISALKGEISELEKAILFEYQNIDLDDFRMIQNTRQLALIKSSLFSIQEAIKGLEQGYTPDVVIVDITKAWEDLVNIVGRADNEKLLDSMFSNFCLGK
- the hinT gene encoding histidine triad protein HinT is translated as MSDNIHSIFKKIIDRKEPAQIIYEDDQAIAIMDKFPYNPGHFLVIPKKHSTNLKDIEEQSINHLMKIAIKLAKEKIENKEFEDFKLIINNGEKAGQVVYHTHIHIIPFRKKEGHEH
- a CDS encoding SemiSWEET family sugar transporter, which produces MKEFTEVVGWVAVIVTTLIMLPQLISIYRSKNTKKINPFSFWILHFSFSIWLFYGYLINNIQITTSNLIATFISTLTIYALYRYSYKPTKKWNWIYIPLSFVLIFVSIFFILNISGVFIAKNSSLIQ
- a CDS encoding HinT-interacting membrane complex lipoprotein P60, which translates into the protein MIKNKIKILKTLFFTSTPIITSSLLISCGQVIDSTEKINQETELKKTSTKESVLNLYYEYIVSQKYSNDSIDFSTKNDQSLDDKNSQFYKDAFLAYKFYVSNERLKKSTWFVDQRANWEKANITSFVNKTTNQSITMNFGHPLDENNFKVLFLNKTSPVRHEIIKMLMVKNYLLNTSEEQVKKSFPDYENKIKLLDKNNTDKKIYESIDLSKNNFFLMKYLLKDKRMIMKWNYKSETDSSKVLAGIDVYINNIQEFNENVQTQSRVESLLTEDISLRLNDEYRKANETQNSRLNPELIRAFTNVETTTENAGDLNYNIDQLKEQKEVINGFLVDKNKIISNKQLLINQASQSGTGDLTRFIQITNFKDGKSEIDMSYILKLTPLFEEDTAKTAEYNKDKKDSDPTIKRGFFTFKNTPWDPDKAESANELTKLAYWLYRTDNSLFTQAKNHFSSIGYKIESNNPIIRDLLKNEGILK